Within the Salinibacterium sp. TMP30 genome, the region GTGCAACCGCGGCAAGCAGCGCAAGCTGCACGACGACTAGCGCGAGCCCGATCGCGCGTCTGCTCATGATCAGCTCCACTTCGTCAAGTTATTCGGGGTCAACTGCGTCACCGGCACGTGCCCTGCGGCCTTGAGGTCGCCGTACTAGTGACGTGCTGCATCGTGAAGAACTAAATGAAGGCTACGACTTGTTGCTAGGAACGTCGAGGGGGTTGCCGCCGCATTATGTTGGGAACCACCGATGCAGAACACCACCTCATACGTTCTCCTGCCGACAGCACATTCGGCATGTCGCCACTGGTGCAGTGCGCCCTCAACTGGGACAACTACGGTTTAGGCGGCCCAAGGTAATCGTGATGGCCCCGCTTCGTGTTGGCGTTTGCCCTGATCCCCTTCTGCAATACCTCTTCAGGGGGCCGCGGAAAAACTTTCGGCACCTTGCTGTGATTTTTGCTCCGAAGGTACGCGACATCGTCAGATAAAGCGGCACACCATGGATTGAACCGGCAGAAGAAGGCTCTTCTCTTCAGTCGAAAGTCGCGCCCGTTCCCAACATTCCTTCGAGCGCGTTACGAATGTGCGGACCACGTGCACCCGATTCGTTCCAGCGCACTAGGGCATGGGCGTTGAGCCCATCGATCATGCCGAGCAGGAGCCACGCGACCGATTCTGCGTCGACATCGCGGAATTCACCGCACGCGATTCCTCGCTCGATGATGTCTTGAATGATGTCTCGCCAGGCATCCATCTGCTGACGCACGACAAGAGCGAGCGTGGCATTGCGTCGCCCGATACCCCACGCTTCGACCCAAATAACGGTCACGTCGTCCCGCGACTGATCGAGCAGGGTGTCAACCAGCGCAACTAAGCAGGCAGCCGGCGACGGCTTGCTCGCGAGAAACTGCTGCACTTCGGCGATCTCCGTCTCAACAATTCCCTGAAACGTTGAGGCGACGAGCGCATCCATGCTCGGGGCGTAGCGAGCGACGAGACCGGATGCCACACCAACCCGCTTCGCTACAGCGCGAAGTGTCACCGCTGCAAGCCCCGCGTCGAGCGCGAGGGCACGCGCTGCCGCTTCGATCTGGGCGGTGCGCTCGCGGGGAGATCTGCGTGCTGGGCCTTCGCCCGGTGATCTTGACATGATGGCCCCAGTCTAGATAGGTTCAGCACATCTTATTGATCAGTCGATCAACAAGCATTCTCGGCACAACACCGACGATCGAAAGGCCATCAGATGGCGTGGCGTATGCCTTCCGAAACCGCACGCCACGACCGAACCTGGATGGCATTCCCGCGCCCCGGCTACACCCTCGGAACAGACGCGGGCAGTGCGGACCAGGCCTACGAAGCTTGGGCGGCAGTAGCCAACGCCATCCTCGAGTTCGAACCCGTCACGATGGTGGTTGACCCAATCGAGAGGCACACCGCGGCGAGGCTGCTGTCCTCCGAAATTGAGCTGGTGGAGACTCCGCTCGACGATTACTGGATGCGCGACTTCGGCCCCACGTTCGTTGTCGACGACGCGAGACCCGGCATCCTCGGCGGTGTGGATTGGATCTTCAACGCGTGGGGGCAAGAGCACTCCTCCTACGCCAGCGACAGCCAGATCGGCAGACTCGTCTGCGAGCATGCGAACGCCGAACTCATCCCATCACTCCTCGTCAATGAGGGCGGAGCAATCCACGTGGACGGTGAGGGCACTGTGCTGGCTACAGAAACCGTGCAACTGGATCCGCGTCGCAACCCCTACGTTGACAAGGAGCGCATCGAAGCGGAATTTCGTCGCACTCTGGGCGCGTCAAAGGTGGTGTGGCTGCCCCGCGGGTTGACCCGCGATTACACCGAGCTAGGTACGCGGGGCCACGTAGATATGGTCGCCACGATCCCGAGCCCCGGCACGCTCCTTCTGCACGAGCAGCAGAACCCCGACCATCCCGATCACCAAGTAATGCGCGAGCTTCGGGCGCTGCTTTCCGAGACGACGGATGCGGCGAACCGCCCGTGGAACATCATTGACGTGCCGGCCCCAACAACGGTGCGAGACAGCGAGGGGTTCGTCGATTGGAACTATGTGAACCATCTCGTGGTCAATGACGGAGTGATCGCCTGCGGTTACGGCGAACCTGCCGCCGATGCCGCTGCCCGCGAGATTCTTGCCGCCGCGTATCCCGGGCGCCGCGTTGTGACCGTGGATGCTCGACCCATTCTTGAGCGTGGTGGCGGGATCCACTGCATCACGCAACAGCAACCGGCGGTGGACTGATGATGCCGCACGAGCAGCCGTTCGACGTCGTTGAGGCTTCGATCGCCGAACTGCGAGCAGCGCTGCAGAGCGGTCGCATCTCCAGCGAACAGCTCGTCCGCTCCTACCTAGCCCGAATTGAGGCCTACGATCGGCCCGAAACTGATACCGCACTGTGCTCCGTGGTGGTGATGAATCCGGAGGCAATTGCCGACGCGCGAGCATCCGACGCGCGTCGAGCAGCGGGTGGCACAGTGAGCGCTCTCGACGGCATTCCCTACACCGCGAAGAACAGTTTTCTCGCCCGTGGCCTTACCGCGGCCGCCGGATCCCCCGCATTCGCGCAGTTGATCGCCCAACGCGACGCGTACGCGATCGAGCGCCTTCGCTCCGCCGGGGCAGTGCTCATCGGTCTCACCAATATGCCGCCCATGGCCAACGGCGGAATGCAGCGCGGACTGTATGGTCGCGCCGAAAGCCCCTACAACAAGCAGTATCTGACCGCAGCATTTGGTTCCGGGTCGTCGAACGGATCGGGCACGGCAACCGCGGCGTCGTTTGCGGCCTTTGGGCTGGGGGAAGAAACCTGGTCGTCGGGGCGTGCACCCGCCTCGAACAACGCTCTCTGTGCGTATACCCCCTCACGCGGGATGATTTCCGTTCGCGGCAATTGGCCCCTGGTTCCCACCATGGATGTTGTCGTGCCTCATACCCGCACCATGGCCGATCTGCTTGAGGTGCTCGACATTCTCGTCGGTGACGATGATGAGGTACGCGGGGACTTCTGGCGGGCCCAGCCCTGGGTCCCAATTCCGCGGGCATCCGAGATCCGGCCGTCCTCCTACCTAGCGCTGGTGCGCGATCCGCAGTCCCTCGCCGGTAAACGGTTCGGCGTGCCCCGGATGTATATCAACGCTGATTCTCTCGCCGGTACGAGCGCGCCCGGAAGCGTTCCCGGGGTCGGTGGCCCAACGGGGCAGCGGATAGAAACACGGCTGACAGTGATTGCGCTGTGGGAAGAAGCACGGGAAGCGTTGATCGCCGCCGGAGCCGAGGTTATCGATGTCGATTTTCCGGTCGTATCGAACTACGAGGGAGACCGCGTGGGAGCACCCACGATCGCTACCCGCGGTGTGGTGTCACAAGAATTTCTGCATCGAGAAATTATCGACCTCTCGTCGTGGGGCTGGGAAGACTTTCTCCAGAGCAACAACGACCCCAGGCTGAACACCCTGACCATCATCGACGGTGCCACCATCTTTCCCCGCCCCGACGGCGCGCTGCGCGATCGCTACGACGGATTCGATGATGACATCACGCAGTATCCCGACTTCGTGCGTGCGCACGACTTCACGTCATTTCTCGACATACCCGACCTCGCCGAGGGGCTTCACGGGCTAGAGCGAACCCGTCAGGTCGACCTAGAAGAATGGATGACCTCGCTCGGGCTCGATGCCGTCGTTTTTCCCGCCGTCGCCGATGTTGGCTTGGCCGATATGGATGTCGAACCCGACTCCGCCGATCTCGGCTGGCGCAACGGCGTCTGGGTCGCGAACGGCAATCTCGCCATCCGTCACTTGGGGATTCCGACCGTCACCGTGCCGATGGGAACAATGTCTGATACGGGCATGCCGGTGGGCCTGACCTTCGCGGGGCGCGCCTACGATGACACCGCTCTGCTGGAGATCGGCTGCGCGTTCGAGGCGACCGCCGTCAGGCGCACGCAGCCTCCTCGAACACCGTCTCTCTAACTAGCGCGAGAGCTGCCCCCTTAAACCCGCAGATCCTTGCGCAGAATCTTGCCCGAGGCCGACTTCGGGATGGTCTCGATCATTTCGACCTGCCTCACCTTCTTGTAGGGAGCGACGCGTTCGGCAACGAATGCGATCACCTCGTCTTCGCTCAGCTCCATGGTGGCCTGCAGCACGACGAAGGCCTTGGGCACCTCTTCGCCTTCTGCGTCGGTGACTCCAATAACGGCGGCGTCGGCGATCAGCGGATGCGTCAACAGCAACGCTTCGAGCTCGGCGGGAGCCACCTGGTAGCCCTTGTACTTGATGAGTTCCTTCAGCCGGTCGACGATGGTGACGTACCCCTCAGCGCTCACGGTGGCGATATCTCCGGTGCGCAGGAAGCCGTCGGACGTCAGCACTTCGCGCGTCGCCTCGTCGTTGCCTAAGTATCCGATCATGATGTTGGGGCCGCGGCAGAGCAACTCTCCCGGCGCGCTCACCCCGGATTGCGGAATCTCGATGTCTTCGTCGGTCAGCGGATCAATGAGTCGACACTCTACGTTCGCGATGGTCAGACCGACCGAACCGAGAGGGGTCTCAGGTCTGGCCACATCGTGGGCGTGGGAGACCGGGCTCATCTCCGTCATGCCGTATCCCTGAATCACCCGACAGCCGAGACGCGAAGCCGCCAGACTAGCGACCGCCTCATCGAGCGGTGCCGCTCCCGAGAAGATCACGCGCACACTCGCCAGCTCGTAGTTGTCGATCACTGGATGCTTGGCTAGGGCGAGGGCGATCGGCGGCGCCACAAACACAAAAGTGCAGCGGTGGTCTTGAATGATCCGCAGAAACTCCAGCAGATCGAATCGCGGCATTGTTACCAAGCTCGCCCGAGCAGAAAGCGCCAAGTTGAGCAACACCGTCATGCCATAAATGTGGAAGAACGGCAGCACCGCCAGCACAACATCGTCGGGGGTTACCCCGATCTGAGGTCCGGCCTGCACCACATTGGCGACCAGATTGCGGTGCGTGAGCATGACACCCTTCGGCTTCCCCGTCGTTCCCGACGAGTACGGCAGCACCGCAAGGTGCGTCACCGGGTCAAACGAGACCTCCGGGGCCGGAAGCCGGTCAGCGATAAGATCGGCAAACGAGCGATACTCCACCGTTGGGTCCAAGACGGTCACAGCATCCGGCTCCATCCCTACCCGCTGTGACGCCTCCAACGCCTGAGGGAGCAGGGGTGACACCGTCATCAGTCGCGTCGCCTTCGAATCAGTGAGCTGCGAAGCGATATCGTCTGCCGTCGCAAGCGCATTGATGGTGGTCACGGTTGCACCGGCCCGCAGGATGCCGTGGAACACCGCCACGAACGTTGGCGTGTTCGGGGAATGCAACGCCACGACACTGCCCACCCCAATCCCGTCGGCCGCGAGCGCGCCGGCCACCGCATCGATCTGTGCGAGCAGCTCGCGATACGAAACCACGGCACCGGTAGTTCCATCGGTCACCGCCGCGCGTTCGAGGTCGCCCTCTGAAATCGAGCCGAAGAGGAAGTCGTAGATGCTGAGCTCGGGAATCACAACATCGGGGTAGGGGCTACGGAATACCACTGGGTTCTCCTTAAAATGGGTTGATCGGGGCGGGGCGTAGATGCGGCGGGACTAGGCGCGGAAAGCCGAAATGAAGATTCCCGGCATCTTGGCCCACGAGGGCTTGCCCACAAACCCGGCAAGTAGTTTGCCGGTGCGTTGTGCGCTGCGCGCGGTCACGAACCATGGTGGCTTCGGGAACAGGGCGAACTCGCCGTGCACGAATGACCGCGGGAACGGCCGGAAGGGGCCCCGTACGACGGTGCGCTCGGGCGAATCGATCAGCAGAGCGTTGTGCACAACGCCGATACCCGACTGCACGTTGTCGATGGTGTGGCCAGGGAACGCGCCCCACGACGCAGTGGCGGTAAGGAACCCGACCCCCGTCCACGCGTTAATCGCGATCGTGCCGTACTCCAGCTCTGCCATGGCCTCCCAGAAGCCCGACCCGAGCTTCGTGATAACCGAAGGCTCGGCGATCACATTCGCGCCAAGGGTGCCGAGGAAGTCACGGTTGACGGTCGCCACAACGGCATCCAAGTAAGCCTGTCCGGAACCCGGCACCTCAATCACTCCGAGTACTGGAGAGAAGGTTTCGGTTTTCTCTAGGTACGTGGCATCATCCTCTGCCGTGATGTCGACGAGCAAGCGAGTGCCTGCCGCAAACTTTTGTGCGTTCGGGTAGCACGCCGCCGCATCCGACATCCGGTCCTCGCTGCCGGGGTACCACGCCGTGCGGCCGGGAGTGCGTTCGAGCGCTGCTCGCAGTTCAGCAAGAAACTGCTCCTTCTGCGGCCAATCGGCGCTGAGCACCACGATCTGACCGGCGATGCAGTTGTAGCCACCGTTGTGCAGGCGCATAGTGGCAACATGCTCGGCCTGGTAGCGGAGGTCGCGCTTCGTCCACGTGCTCGGCAACAGGATGATGGGGGCGACGCCGCCAAGCTCACTCGTGATGGGCTTGACGAGCAGTGGTGTCTTTGCCGCCTTGCGGGCGGCACCATCTGTTCCGGGGCCCCAGACAATGGTGTCGTGCGTCGCAGAGCTGCCCGTGATGTGCACGTGGTCCACCGAGGGGTGGTGTGCCAAATAGCTGCCCTCAACGGCACCTCCCTGAACAATGCGGAGAAGTTTCGCGGTCACCAACGGCTCGAGCGCCGCGAGATAGACGTTCATCATGTCCGCCATGATCGGGTTCAGCTTCAGAATCACCGCCCGGTTGTTCGCAACGATCTCGTAGAGCACATCGAGCGGCGGGATGGACGTGATGTTGCCGGCCCCAAGCACAAGGCCGACACCGCCAGATTCCTTGGGCGTGAGCTCGGCAAGGCCCGCTTTCTTTACGGCGTCGGATGCCGTCGCTCCGGGCTTCAGCCACACTTCAGCAGTGAAACCGTGCAGCAGCAGCGCCTCGTATGCCGTATGGGGAAGTACCGGAATCCTCACACGGTTGCCCGGGGCTGTTCCCGTCTTGATGCCGGCCAGCGGCGACTTGCCAGCGGCGAGGGCAGCGACCGAGTGGGCGAGGCTGCCCACTCCGGCGAGCGCAGCGTACGGGCCAGAGATCCACTCCTCACCGACCAGGGGGGATGCGGCTTCCAGACCCTTGATGTCGCTGGCGGTCGTCGCCCAGCGCTGGGCTTGCGCCGCCATGGCCGTGTGGGTCGCGGAGAGTAGGCCAGCGCGCTTAGCTAGCGGCATCGCTGCCCACGCCGCTGCGCCTGCTACGAGATCGGAGACGGCCGCGTCTAGCTCGGCTTTCTCTCGTTCGCCGAGCGGCTGGGGGCCAGTGGATGCCGGGGCCGACGAGCTAGCGCCTTCGGGGGTGTGAGCTGCGATGGTCATGGATCTCCTTTGATCGTGACTCTCAGTGTTGCCGCCTCCGTGGTCTCGTCCTATGGGCGGCTGCCCCGACATCAGCCCCCGTCGTTGTGCGGCTGCACAATGGTTCTACGGAATCTGGGGCTAGAGTTGCGGCATGTCTCCATCGGACAATGCTGTTCGCACTACCGCCGCACAGCTAGACCCCCGCAACGTGACGGCGGGACTCGACGCTGATGCACGAGCACTCTTCGCCGAAATGCTCGACTCGGTCGAACTCATCTCGTCGCGGATCGTTGACGGGATCCTGAATGGAGAACACGCTTACGCCGAGAGCACCCTTGAGCTATCTGTGCTCGAATCTGTGGTTGCCGAAAACGTTGAAGCTATACTGCTCGGCCTCTCGGGCAGCAGTCGCTCGCTCGAAGCACCCCGCCGCGCCGGGCGAGTCAAAGCAGCATCGAACATTCCGATGGCCGGGCTGCTGCACGCCTACCGCCTCGCGGGCCTCCAGCTCTGGGAAGAGATGATGTCGCGCTCGCGCGCCTCCTCCCGATCTGAGGCACTGCTTCGCGTGTCGTCCGCTGTGTGGGGAATCATCGACGAATATTCGAATGCGGCCGCCGACGCCTACCGCGAAGTCATCGACGACATCGGGCGCAAAGACCAGCAGGCGAAAAGCGTCACCCTGCTCACCTTGCTCGAGGGTGAAGCTGCCACCGGCGACATCGGCCGCATGCTTCGTGCGCTGGGGTTGAGCGAGCATGCCACCTACCTCGTCGTCGCTGCAGAGTTAAGCGGAACAGGTGAGGACCCAATGCCGGGCATAGCGCCCCGACTTCGCGCTGCCGGCATCCCGTCAGCATGGGCCACCTGGAAAGGCGAGTTCGTTGGTTTGCTCGGATGCCTCGTAGAGACCGACACCACGATCGCCACACACGTGGTCGCCGAGCTTGCGGCATCGCGAATCGGCGTCAGCCGGACCTTTGCGAATGTGACAGCCGCCAGCGAAGCAGTCACTCAGGCCCGACTGGCGATGCAGTGTGTCCCCAGCGGCGATAGCGGTGTTCATCGCTACGGGTCGGCGCCCCTCGATGTGCTCCTCGTGCGCGACCCCACCTCGGCGGCAGAAATCCACACGACAGTATTGGGCCCGTTGACGACGATCGATCCGCGCGACGCCGAACTGCTGCTCGACACCCTCGAAGCCTGGTTCACAGCCGAAGGGTCAACATCTGAGGCGGCTCGCCTCCTCCACTGTCATCGCAACACAGTTCTGCATCGGCTCGCCAAATTGAGCGAGCTCACCGGACGGTCTGTCACCCGACCGTCGGAAGCAGCAGAGTTGTACACCGCGCTTCGTGCCGCGCGACTTAGCTAAGTCCGCCATCCAGCCAGCCTCAGTGACTATGGCGCTACTGCGAAGAAAGCTCTAGCGATGGCGCCACCCTCGTGTGAGAATTCGACTATGCCCCAGAGTGAGTTCTCGTCAACAAAGACTGCGACACCCAGCCCCCCGGTTGCCGGCATCGCCCTGCCTCGTGTTAGTGCATCCGCGTCATACTGGCTGACGCTCAGCATCTGGGGCCTCGGCATACTCGCCGTGATGGCGGTGGCAGTGCAGTACGTCCCCAGCGCCACCATCGACATCAACTGGATCGATGTTGGACTCTCAGCGATCGCGATTGCGGCCACGTTGAAAGCTGGGCGGAATCCGCGGGCCTTTACGCTCCCGTTGCCGAGAAGGCGCTAACTTAGCATTCCGCTGATAGACAGCGCTACGGCATCGGCGGTTGGCTGCCCCGCGGCGCGGCAAGAAGCGCTTCGAGGGGCATCATCGCAGCGCCCAGTGCGACAGTGTCCCCACCGAAATGACACGCGTGCAACGAGAACTGCCCACCGGGGCGCAGAAGTGCCTCGGATCGTGTAGCTTCCTGCACGCGGCTAGCGAACCTTTCCATGAGGCGAAGTCCGACCCAACCACCAATAATGACTCGCTCAGGATTGGTGAGGTTTACGAGGCCGCCCAGCGCCGAACCGAGGGTATCGATAATTTCATTGACGACACCAACAGCAACCGGATCGGTTGACTCGACCAACTGCCCGACTGCACCCCAGCCGGAACCCTCAAAGGTACCGCCGGCTTCGCGCCACGATTCGAGGATCGCGTCCGCTCCCAGATAGGCCTCAACACAACCTCGCCCACCGCAGCGACAAAGACGCCCATTGCGCACGATCTTGACGTGACCCCACTCCCCAGCGCTGCTATTTAGTCCGCGGGCGAGTTCGCCGTTCGACACAATCGCGAGACCGACACCGCGACCGAGCAGCACTACGAGTGCTTCATTCACACCACGAGCCGCGCCATCCCACAGTTCAGCCATCGCCTGAGTCTTAGCACCGTTCTCGGCAAAGACTGGCATATTGTGCGAGACAAGATCAGCGACCGGGATGGGCGTCCAACCAAGACTCTGGGCGTACAAAACTTGGCGGCCATCAGCATCCGACTCAACAATGCCCGGCAATCCTAGGCCGATGCCAACCAAACGATCCCAGGCGGCCGGGTTTCGTTCACGCAAAGCGTTGAGGGCCTCATCAAGATCAGCAGCGATCGCCTCAATAGGCTCACCCTCGCGGCCGCCGCGAAACTCCCGATCGATACGCGTCATCGAAAGATCAAACAGCTCCACGGCGACGCCACGCTCGCCGACATCCGCGCCCAGAAAGTAGGCACCGGCAGGGTTCGGGGCCAGCAGAGTCACGGGTCGCCCACCGCTCGAAGCGACCGATCCAGCCTCCATAACGAGCCCCTCGGAGATGAGCTCAGACACTAGGTTCGTGACCGACGCGACCGACAGGCCCGACTCGCGTGCCACCGCCGCGCGCGAAGTCTCACCCGTGAGAATCACACTACGTAACGCTTGCGAGCGGTTGCGCTGACGCACATCGCTCACCGTTGCCGGCGCGGAAGTGGTGAGTGCGATGCGCCCGGTCATAAATCCAGACCCTACCAAGTCTTGTCGCTTCCCGACGGGTAGATCCTGGAGACCGTTGTTTCTGCGGTAGCGATGACCCGGATGCCGCGTGCTGTCTGCTCGACGCGCACCGCAGCATCCCGGCCATCGCCGTCCACCACGCGCGCCACAGCGGCACCCGTGAGCTCGTACTCGAGCCAGTCGCCCGCGGAGAGGTCCACGACCAGTTCTTCGGCG harbors:
- a CDS encoding TetR family transcriptional regulator C-terminal domain-containing protein, with the protein product MSRSPGEGPARRSPRERTAQIEAAARALALDAGLAAVTLRAVAKRVGVASGLVARYAPSMDALVASTFQGIVETEIAEVQQFLASKPSPAACLVALVDTLLDQSRDDVTVIWVEAWGIGRRNATLALVVRQQMDAWRDIIQDIIERGIACGEFRDVDAESVAWLLLGMIDGLNAHALVRWNESGARGPHIRNALEGMLGTGATFD
- a CDS encoding agmatine deiminase family protein, with protein sequence MAWRMPSETARHDRTWMAFPRPGYTLGTDAGSADQAYEAWAAVANAILEFEPVTMVVDPIERHTAARLLSSEIELVETPLDDYWMRDFGPTFVVDDARPGILGGVDWIFNAWGQEHSSYASDSQIGRLVCEHANAELIPSLLVNEGGAIHVDGEGTVLATETVQLDPRRNPYVDKERIEAEFRRTLGASKVVWLPRGLTRDYTELGTRGHVDMVATIPSPGTLLLHEQQNPDHPDHQVMRELRALLSETTDAANRPWNIIDVPAPTTVRDSEGFVDWNYVNHLVVNDGVIACGYGEPAADAAAREILAAAYPGRRVVTVDARPILERGGGIHCITQQQPAVD
- a CDS encoding amidase, which produces MPHEQPFDVVEASIAELRAALQSGRISSEQLVRSYLARIEAYDRPETDTALCSVVVMNPEAIADARASDARRAAGGTVSALDGIPYTAKNSFLARGLTAAAGSPAFAQLIAQRDAYAIERLRSAGAVLIGLTNMPPMANGGMQRGLYGRAESPYNKQYLTAAFGSGSSNGSGTATAASFAAFGLGEETWSSGRAPASNNALCAYTPSRGMISVRGNWPLVPTMDVVVPHTRTMADLLEVLDILVGDDDEVRGDFWRAQPWVPIPRASEIRPSSYLALVRDPQSLAGKRFGVPRMYINADSLAGTSAPGSVPGVGGPTGQRIETRLTVIALWEEAREALIAAGAEVIDVDFPVVSNYEGDRVGAPTIATRGVVSQEFLHREIIDLSSWGWEDFLQSNNDPRLNTLTIIDGATIFPRPDGALRDRYDGFDDDITQYPDFVRAHDFTSFLDIPDLAEGLHGLERTRQVDLEEWMTSLGLDAVVFPAVADVGLADMDVEPDSADLGWRNGVWVANGNLAIRHLGIPTVTVPMGTMSDTGMPVGLTFAGRAYDDTALLEIGCAFEATAVRRTQPPRTPSL
- a CDS encoding AMP-binding protein produces the protein MVFRSPYPDVVIPELSIYDFLFGSISEGDLERAAVTDGTTGAVVSYRELLAQIDAVAGALAADGIGVGSVVALHSPNTPTFVAVFHGILRAGATVTTINALATADDIASQLTDSKATRLMTVSPLLPQALEASQRVGMEPDAVTVLDPTVEYRSFADLIADRLPAPEVSFDPVTHLAVLPYSSGTTGKPKGVMLTHRNLVANVVQAGPQIGVTPDDVVLAVLPFFHIYGMTVLLNLALSARASLVTMPRFDLLEFLRIIQDHRCTFVFVAPPIALALAKHPVIDNYELASVRVIFSGAAPLDEAVASLAASRLGCRVIQGYGMTEMSPVSHAHDVARPETPLGSVGLTIANVECRLIDPLTDEDIEIPQSGVSAPGELLCRGPNIMIGYLGNDEATREVLTSDGFLRTGDIATVSAEGYVTIVDRLKELIKYKGYQVAPAELEALLLTHPLIADAAVIGVTDAEGEEVPKAFVVLQATMELSEDEVIAFVAERVAPYKKVRQVEMIETIPKSASGKILRKDLRV
- a CDS encoding aldehyde dehydrogenase family protein is translated as MTIAAHTPEGASSSAPASTGPQPLGEREKAELDAAVSDLVAGAAAWAAMPLAKRAGLLSATHTAMAAQAQRWATTASDIKGLEAASPLVGEEWISGPYAALAGVGSLAHSVAALAAGKSPLAGIKTGTAPGNRVRIPVLPHTAYEALLLHGFTAEVWLKPGATASDAVKKAGLAELTPKESGGVGLVLGAGNITSIPPLDVLYEIVANNRAVILKLNPIMADMMNVYLAALEPLVTAKLLRIVQGGAVEGSYLAHHPSVDHVHITGSSATHDTIVWGPGTDGAARKAAKTPLLVKPITSELGGVAPIILLPSTWTKRDLRYQAEHVATMRLHNGGYNCIAGQIVVLSADWPQKEQFLAELRAALERTPGRTAWYPGSEDRMSDAAACYPNAQKFAAGTRLLVDITAEDDATYLEKTETFSPVLGVIEVPGSGQAYLDAVVATVNRDFLGTLGANVIAEPSVITKLGSGFWEAMAELEYGTIAINAWTGVGFLTATASWGAFPGHTIDNVQSGIGVVHNALLIDSPERTVVRGPFRPFPRSFVHGEFALFPKPPWFVTARSAQRTGKLLAGFVGKPSWAKMPGIFISAFRA
- a CDS encoding helix-turn-helix domain-containing protein; this translates as MSPSDNAVRTTAAQLDPRNVTAGLDADARALFAEMLDSVELISSRIVDGILNGEHAYAESTLELSVLESVVAENVEAILLGLSGSSRSLEAPRRAGRVKAASNIPMAGLLHAYRLAGLQLWEEMMSRSRASSRSEALLRVSSAVWGIIDEYSNAAADAYREVIDDIGRKDQQAKSVTLLTLLEGEAATGDIGRMLRALGLSEHATYLVVAAELSGTGEDPMPGIAPRLRAAGIPSAWATWKGEFVGLLGCLVETDTTIATHVVAELAASRIGVSRTFANVTAASEAVTQARLAMQCVPSGDSGVHRYGSAPLDVLLVRDPTSAAEIHTTVLGPLTTIDPRDAELLLDTLEAWFTAEGSTSEAARLLHCHRNTVLHRLAKLSELTGRSVTRPSEAAELYTALRAARLS
- a CDS encoding ROK family transcriptional regulator yields the protein MTGRIALTTSAPATVSDVRQRNRSQALRSVILTGETSRAAVARESGLSVASVTNLVSELISEGLVMEAGSVASSGGRPVTLLAPNPAGAYFLGADVGERGVAVELFDLSMTRIDREFRGGREGEPIEAIAADLDEALNALRERNPAAWDRLVGIGLGLPGIVESDADGRQVLYAQSLGWTPIPVADLVSHNMPVFAENGAKTQAMAELWDGAARGVNEALVVLLGRGVGLAIVSNGELARGLNSSAGEWGHVKIVRNGRLCRCGGRGCVEAYLGADAILESWREAGGTFEGSGWGAVGQLVESTDPVAVGVVNEIIDTLGSALGGLVNLTNPERVIIGGWVGLRLMERFASRVQEATRSEALLRPGGQFSLHACHFGGDTVALGAAMMPLEALLAAPRGSQPPMP